In Heliangelus exortis chromosome Z, bHelExo1.hap1, whole genome shotgun sequence, a genomic segment contains:
- the SRP19 gene encoding signal recognition particle 19 kDa protein, producing MAAATTAASPADKERFICIYPAYLNNKKTIAEGRRIPIDKAVENPTSTEIQDVCAAVGFNVLLEKNKMYPREWNRDVQYRGRVRIQLKQDDGNPCLPQFPTRKSVMLYAAETIPKLKTRTQKMGGSDQSLQQGEGGKKGKGKKKK from the exons ATGGCGGCTGCTACCACTGCCGCGTCGCCGGCCGACAAGGAGAG aTTCATCTGCATTTATCCAGCATATTTGAATAACAAGAAGACAAtagcagaaggaagaaggatACCTATAGACAAA GCTGTTGAAAATCCCACATCCACGGAAATCCAAGATGTATGTGCAGCAGTTGGATTCAATGTCCTATTAGAG aaaaataagatgTATCCTAGAGAGTGGAATAGAGATGTGCAGTACAGAGGCAGAGTACGAATCCAGCTCAAACAAGATGATGGAAACCCATGTTTACCTCAGTTTCCAACAC GTAAATCAGTGATGCTGTATGCTGCAGAAACTATTCccaaactgaaaacaagaacCCAGAAGATGGGAGGTAGTGACCAAAGCCTTCAGCAAGGAGAAGGAGGCAAGAAAggtaaagggaagaaaaagaaatga